One genomic window of Terriglobales bacterium includes the following:
- a CDS encoding M14 family metallopeptidase, giving the protein MKKALLLLLLSACACAQQPPASQKVKDTTAAADGWETPAEKADYGTTPRYDETMAYVKRVAAAAPRQVKLDTFGKTPEGRDLWVAIVSKDGVFDPERVRKSGRATILIQNAIHAGEMDGKDACLALLREMVVTKSQAKLLDNVVVLIIPIYNADGHERFGAYNRINQNGPAEMGWRTQSQNLNLNRDYLKADAPETRAFLQLFQRWLPDFFVDDHVTDGADYQYDTTYAIDVGPDMPAATAEWLEQQLKPYIEKSVSDSGHVIGEYVGVGEANPRLGLSVSQDPPRFSTGYMVTQSRPSLLVEQHMLKDYKTRVTGNYELLRAILEVLNRDAAKVVAMNQQADEQTIARGREAQTATYIRKPDEFPLRLVTADDTVPFRFLGYKRTTSLSEVSGGVWNQYTHEKEEIELPLHPKLKPSLTVPIPGAYIVPAQWDKVIDVLRAHGVRMQPTTAAWSGEVDTYRCNPKWAERPFEGHHVLGGGSPYGSTPPADCKPAREKLSFPAGSMVVPMDQRAAKVAIHWLEPQGPDSAVTWGLFDAVFEQKEYGEPYVLEKLAREMLANDPKLKAEFEEKLRTDREFAANAYGRLNWFYQRSPWWDARMGLYPVGKVQKLEGIPLEAPKPQPKKRKLFGR; this is encoded by the coding sequence GTGAAGAAAGCACTGCTGCTATTGCTGCTCTCCGCCTGCGCCTGCGCGCAACAACCGCCCGCCAGCCAGAAGGTGAAGGACACCACCGCCGCCGCCGACGGCTGGGAGACGCCGGCCGAGAAGGCGGACTATGGCACCACGCCGCGCTACGACGAGACCATGGCCTACGTGAAGCGCGTGGCCGCCGCCGCGCCCAGGCAGGTCAAGCTCGACACCTTCGGCAAGACGCCGGAAGGCCGCGACCTGTGGGTCGCGATCGTCTCGAAGGACGGCGTGTTCGATCCGGAGCGCGTGCGCAAGTCGGGGCGCGCGACCATCCTGATCCAGAACGCCATCCACGCCGGCGAGATGGACGGCAAGGACGCCTGCCTCGCGCTCCTGCGCGAGATGGTCGTCACCAAGTCCCAGGCGAAGCTGCTCGACAACGTGGTGGTGCTGATCATCCCCATCTACAACGCCGACGGGCACGAGCGCTTCGGCGCGTACAACCGCATCAACCAGAACGGCCCGGCCGAGATGGGCTGGCGCACGCAGTCGCAGAACCTGAACCTCAACCGCGATTACCTGAAGGCCGACGCGCCCGAGACGCGGGCCTTCCTGCAGCTGTTCCAGCGCTGGCTGCCCGACTTCTTCGTCGACGACCACGTGACCGACGGCGCCGACTACCAGTACGACACGACGTACGCCATCGACGTCGGCCCCGACATGCCTGCGGCGACCGCCGAGTGGCTGGAGCAGCAGCTCAAGCCGTACATCGAGAAGTCGGTCTCGGACTCCGGGCACGTCATCGGCGAGTATGTGGGCGTGGGGGAGGCGAACCCGCGGCTCGGGCTCTCGGTCAGCCAGGACCCGCCGCGCTTCTCGACCGGCTACATGGTCACGCAGAGCCGTCCGAGCCTGCTGGTCGAGCAGCACATGCTCAAGGACTACAAGACGCGCGTGACCGGCAACTACGAGCTGCTGCGCGCCATCCTGGAGGTTCTGAACCGCGACGCGGCAAAGGTCGTCGCGATGAACCAGCAGGCGGACGAGCAGACCATCGCGCGCGGCCGCGAGGCGCAGACCGCCACCTACATCCGCAAGCCGGACGAGTTCCCGCTGCGGCTGGTCACGGCCGACGACACCGTCCCGTTCCGCTTCCTCGGCTACAAGCGGACGACGTCGCTCAGCGAGGTCTCGGGCGGCGTGTGGAACCAGTACACCCACGAGAAAGAAGAGATCGAGCTGCCGCTGCATCCGAAGCTCAAGCCCTCGCTCACGGTGCCGATCCCGGGCGCGTACATCGTGCCGGCGCAGTGGGACAAAGTCATCGACGTGCTGCGCGCGCACGGGGTCCGCATGCAGCCGACGACCGCGGCGTGGTCGGGCGAGGTCGACACCTACCGCTGCAATCCGAAGTGGGCGGAGCGGCCGTTCGAGGGCCACCACGTGCTGGGCGGCGGCTCGCCGTACGGCAGCACGCCCCCGGCGGACTGCAAGCCGGCGCGCGAGAAGCTTAGCTTCCCCGCAGGCTCGATGGTCGTGCCGATGGACCAGCGCGCCGCCAAGGTCGCCATCCACTGGCTCGAGCCGCAAGGTCCGGATTCGGCGGTGACCTGGGGATTGTTCGACGCCGTCTTCGAGCAGAAGGAGTATGGCGAGCCGTACGTGCTCGAGAAGCTGGCGCGCGAGATGCTGGCGAACGACCCCAAGCTCAAGGCCGAGTTCGAGGAGAAGCTGCGCACCGACCGCGAGTTCGCCGCCAACGCCTACGGCCGCCTGAACTGGTTCTACCAGCGCTCGCCGTGGTGGGACGCGCGGATGGGGCTGTACCCGGTGGGCAAGGTGCAGAAGCTCGAGGGGATCCCGCTGGAAGCGCCGAAGCCGCAACCGAAAAAGCGGAAGCTGTTCGGCCGATAA
- a CDS encoding diguanylate cyclase produces MGSDAIGTIVVPGAIALLLLGVFSYLYRQSREAYFRAWQLAWLIYTLRFGLVAFRFGEYSDPAVTAAASHWALAWLSSLMFIFTVLCILVSTDLLDDRFRMRGRYLAIGLTLGAWSLLDVTRKGPIAASVPHIYGSVALSALLIFSGIRFWRVGQRREMPSYHVLSFALWFWAVLISLVQFHDFFADHPLWTKLSHVLGPVPQMLLGIAMVMVLFENERRNVQENLLEFSRLDKMMEGPLEAEDAAPHLQKLLDRLIALLGLERGMICIRQELRDVFPTVERGVSRNVAEVIERQSGADCFAEVAIAAGGVAVVRNLDQQLAALPDERRAKALPIRTAFGAEGIEAFTVTALRTADRNIGALIFPHGRQASLSASRIKLLKALAAQISMTLQHYLVVRESQRRSGEYQLLTHIGQAVSSRLDADEILQGIYKGLSQLFDVQNFYVAFRDGNSVRFDLEIEEGLAVSKRSRPWANGISEHIITTGKPLLVRENMNEVRAQIGVVPMGRPSRSFCGVPIFRGAEAVGVMAILSCEREGVFGERDLHVLETAAGQLAVAMENARLFAEEQRRAKYLAFLNSVSKTAISSDDAERMLEEIVREVQQNFRYDHIGIGILDYGTKELEIKAEAGTTAKALGKRIPLGVGVLGRVARTNEMALEQSSGGRLLGILPDARSILCMPLRYGETLLGVLNIESTSENAFAQQEVLILQTFADLLATALHNAFVFQKMQQHAITDGLTGIKTRRYFSESLSSEWKRASRSGRPFSVVLIDLDKFKAVNDTMGHLEGDLVLTRIGRLLEQKCRQSNIVARYGGDEFVVLMPETSIEQAQILAERLRLWIATDPMLNERKITGSFGVATFPLHGASIEDIIRVADAGMYVSKRAGGNRVSTVEEFHEGEAVAQQKALVSSYVEGFLRREHTSPDSADELVQTLTKLGSAVKDGRNAEALTEAVMALTRAAEAREVYCSGHGESVARYAEAIGREMKMSPEELADLALAARIHDIGKIVIPEHILNKAGALSVEEYKMVKTHAEIGGRIVATMPGSARLAAYVRHHHERFDGRGYPEGLKGEDIPLGARIIAAAEVFTNMTLERPYAPTRNTQQALEELEQLSGSQFDGVVVRVLTDQVRGQKPARVGRG; encoded by the coding sequence ATGGGCAGCGACGCAATCGGCACCATCGTGGTCCCCGGCGCGATCGCGCTGCTGCTTCTGGGCGTCTTCAGCTATCTCTACCGCCAGAGCCGCGAGGCCTATTTCCGCGCCTGGCAGCTTGCCTGGCTCATCTACACGCTGCGTTTCGGGCTGGTGGCGTTCCGCTTCGGCGAATACTCCGACCCCGCCGTCACCGCCGCCGCAAGCCATTGGGCGCTGGCCTGGCTGAGCTCGCTGATGTTCATCTTCACGGTGCTGTGCATCCTGGTCTCCACCGACCTGTTGGATGACCGCTTCCGGATGCGCGGCCGCTACCTGGCGATCGGCCTGACGCTCGGCGCGTGGAGCCTGCTCGACGTCACGCGTAAGGGCCCGATCGCGGCGAGCGTGCCCCACATCTACGGTTCGGTGGCGCTGTCGGCGCTGCTCATCTTCAGCGGCATCCGGTTCTGGCGGGTCGGCCAGCGGCGCGAGATGCCCAGCTACCACGTGCTGTCTTTCGCGCTCTGGTTCTGGGCGGTGCTGATCTCGCTCGTCCAGTTCCACGACTTCTTCGCGGACCACCCGCTCTGGACCAAGCTCAGTCACGTGCTCGGGCCGGTGCCGCAGATGCTGCTGGGCATCGCGATGGTGATGGTCCTGTTCGAGAACGAACGCCGCAACGTGCAGGAGAACCTGCTCGAGTTCTCGCGGCTCGACAAGATGATGGAAGGCCCGCTCGAGGCCGAGGACGCGGCCCCGCACCTGCAGAAGCTGCTCGACCGGCTGATCGCGCTGCTCGGACTGGAGCGCGGCATGATCTGCATCCGGCAGGAGCTGCGCGACGTCTTCCCCACGGTCGAGCGCGGCGTCTCGCGCAACGTCGCGGAGGTCATCGAGCGCCAGAGCGGCGCCGACTGCTTCGCCGAGGTCGCGATCGCGGCCGGCGGGGTGGCAGTCGTCCGCAACCTGGACCAGCAGCTCGCTGCGCTGCCCGATGAGCGCCGCGCCAAGGCCTTGCCCATCCGCACCGCGTTCGGCGCCGAGGGCATCGAAGCCTTCACCGTCACCGCGCTGCGCACCGCCGACCGCAACATCGGCGCGCTCATCTTCCCGCACGGCCGGCAGGCCTCGCTTTCCGCCTCGCGCATCAAGCTGCTGAAGGCGCTCGCCGCCCAGATCTCCATGACGCTGCAGCACTACCTGGTGGTGCGCGAATCGCAGCGCCGCTCCGGCGAGTACCAGCTGCTCACGCACATCGGGCAGGCGGTCAGCTCGCGGCTCGACGCCGACGAGATCCTGCAGGGGATCTACAAGGGCCTGTCGCAGCTGTTCGACGTGCAGAACTTCTACGTCGCCTTCCGCGACGGCAACAGCGTGCGCTTCGACCTCGAGATCGAGGAGGGGCTGGCCGTGTCGAAGCGCTCGCGGCCCTGGGCGAACGGCATCAGCGAGCACATCATCACCACCGGGAAGCCGCTGCTGGTGCGCGAGAACATGAACGAAGTCCGCGCGCAGATCGGGGTGGTCCCGATGGGGCGGCCCTCGCGCAGCTTTTGCGGCGTGCCCATCTTCCGGGGCGCGGAGGCGGTCGGCGTGATGGCCATCCTGAGCTGCGAGCGCGAAGGGGTGTTCGGGGAGCGCGACCTGCACGTGCTCGAGACCGCCGCCGGCCAGCTGGCGGTCGCCATGGAGAACGCCCGCCTGTTCGCCGAGGAGCAGCGCCGCGCCAAGTACCTCGCCTTCCTCAACAGCGTCTCCAAGACCGCCATCTCGAGCGACGACGCCGAGCGCATGCTGGAGGAGATCGTGCGCGAGGTGCAGCAGAACTTCCGCTACGACCACATCGGCATCGGCATCCTGGATTACGGCACCAAGGAGCTGGAGATCAAGGCGGAAGCGGGCACCACGGCGAAGGCGCTGGGCAAGCGCATCCCGCTCGGCGTCGGCGTGCTCGGGCGCGTGGCGCGCACCAACGAGATGGCGCTGGAGCAATCGTCGGGCGGGCGCCTGCTCGGCATCCTGCCCGACGCGCGCTCCATCCTGTGCATGCCGCTGCGCTACGGCGAGACCCTGCTCGGCGTCCTCAACATCGAGAGCACCAGCGAGAACGCCTTCGCGCAGCAGGAAGTGCTCATCCTGCAGACCTTCGCCGACCTGCTGGCGACCGCGCTGCACAACGCCTTCGTCTTCCAGAAGATGCAGCAGCACGCCATCACCGACGGCCTGACCGGGATCAAGACGCGCCGTTATTTTTCCGAGTCGCTCTCCTCGGAGTGGAAGCGCGCCTCGCGCTCGGGCCGCCCGTTCTCCGTCGTCCTCATCGACCTCGACAAGTTCAAGGCGGTCAACGACACCATGGGCCACCTCGAGGGCGACCTGGTGCTCACGCGCATCGGCCGGCTGCTGGAGCAGAAGTGCCGCCAGTCCAACATCGTGGCGCGCTACGGCGGCGACGAGTTCGTGGTGCTGATGCCCGAGACCTCCATCGAGCAGGCGCAGATCCTCGCCGAGCGCCTGCGGCTCTGGATCGCGACCGACCCCATGCTGAACGAGCGCAAGATCACCGGCAGCTTCGGGGTGGCGACCTTCCCGCTGCACGGCGCTTCCATCGAAGACATCATCCGCGTGGCCGACGCCGGCATGTACGTCTCCAAGCGCGCCGGCGGCAACCGCGTCTCCACCGTCGAGGAGTTCCACGAGGGCGAGGCGGTGGCGCAGCAGAAAGCGCTGGTCTCGAGCTACGTGGAGGGCTTCCTGCGCCGCGAGCACACCTCGCCCGATTCCGCCGACGAGCTGGTGCAGACCCTCACCAAGCTCGGCAGCGCGGTCAAGGACGGTCGCAACGCCGAAGCGCTGACCGAGGCGGTGATGGCGCTGACGCGCGCCGCCGAAGCGCGCGAGGTCTACTGCAGCGGGCACGGCGAATCGGTCGCGCGCTACGCCGAGGCCATCGGCCGCGAGATGAAGATGTCGCCCGAGGAGCTCGCCGACCTGGCGCTCGCCGCCCGCATCCACGACATCGGCAAGATCGTCATCCCGGAGCACATCCTCAACAAGGCGGGCGCGCTCAGCGTGGAGGAATACAAGATGGTGAAGACGCACGCCGAGATCGGCGGCCGCATCGTCGCGACCATGCCGGGCAGCGCGCGCCTCGCTGCCTACGTGCGCCACCACCACGAGCGCTTCGACGGCCGCGGCTATCCCGAGGGCCTTAAGGGCGAGGACATACCGCTGGGCGCGCGCATCATCGCCGCCGCCGAGGTCTTCACCAACATGACGCTGGAGCGGCCCTACGCACCCACGCGCAACACCCAGCAGGCGCTGGAAGAGCTGGAGCAGTTGAGCGGCTCGCAGTTCGACGGCGTCGTCGTCCGCGTGCTCACCGACCAGGTGCGCGGCCAGAAGCCCGCCCGCGTGGGGCGCGGGTGA
- the gltX gene encoding glutamate--tRNA ligase — translation MTAAPTIRVRFAPSPTGYLHVGSARTFIFNWLFARHTGGTMILRLDDTDAGRNTAASEESIFDGLKWLALDWQEEYRQSERLELHRRMAWAVFEKGLAYRDFTPAAAGGDRDWTEGAQLFNAEMRNLPRAESDRRADAGEKFVLRFRVPRDSEEQIRFDDVVYGPQAKATADIEDFALLRSDGMPTYHMASCADDVDMKISHVIRGQDHLTNTFKHVLIFRALGAEPPRFAHLPLLVAPDGAKLSKRKHGPIVSVTTYRDAGFLPQAFINFLCLLGWNPKDDRTFLPLEEIKQAFTLENINRANAVINFKEGVSGEERFDDKAVWLNSQYIHAMPPDELAERLLPIVQRAGYRVDLARMKQIAPLIRERIKLLNDVLHAADFFFRKDLEPYDPALLVPQKGDAAMARKVLEKAKEVLARTEFAHDPLDQALRAAAKDLGVKAGQMFSPIRVAVTGRTASPGLFETLAVLGRDVTLERIDQALARTA, via the coding sequence TTGACCGCTGCCCCGACAATCCGCGTCCGTTTCGCCCCGTCGCCCACGGGTTACCTGCACGTGGGCAGCGCGCGGACGTTCATCTTCAACTGGCTGTTCGCGCGGCACACCGGCGGCACCATGATCCTGCGGCTCGACGACACCGACGCCGGGCGCAACACCGCCGCCAGCGAGGAGTCCATCTTCGACGGCCTGAAGTGGCTCGCCCTCGACTGGCAGGAGGAGTACCGCCAGTCCGAGCGGCTCGAACTTCATCGCAGAATGGCGTGGGCAGTCTTCGAGAAGGGCCTCGCCTACCGCGACTTCACGCCCGCCGCGGCCGGCGGCGACCGCGACTGGACCGAGGGCGCGCAGCTCTTCAACGCCGAGATGCGCAACCTGCCGCGCGCCGAGAGCGACCGCCGCGCCGACGCGGGCGAGAAGTTCGTGCTGCGCTTCCGGGTGCCGCGGGATTCCGAGGAGCAGATCCGGTTCGACGACGTCGTCTACGGCCCGCAGGCCAAGGCCACCGCCGACATCGAGGACTTCGCCCTGCTGCGCTCCGACGGCATGCCGACCTACCACATGGCGTCGTGCGCCGACGACGTGGACATGAAGATCTCGCACGTCATCCGCGGGCAGGACCACCTCACCAACACCTTCAAGCACGTGCTGATCTTCCGCGCGCTCGGTGCCGAGCCGCCGCGCTTCGCCCACCTGCCGCTGCTGGTCGCACCCGACGGCGCCAAGCTCTCCAAGCGCAAGCACGGGCCCATCGTCAGCGTGACCACCTACCGCGACGCCGGCTTCCTGCCGCAGGCGTTCATCAACTTCCTCTGCCTGCTGGGCTGGAATCCGAAAGACGACCGCACCTTCCTCCCGCTCGAGGAGATCAAGCAGGCCTTCACGCTGGAGAACATCAACCGCGCCAACGCGGTCATCAACTTCAAGGAAGGCGTGAGCGGGGAAGAGCGCTTCGACGACAAGGCGGTGTGGCTGAACTCGCAGTACATCCACGCCATGCCGCCCGACGAGCTGGCCGAGCGCCTGCTGCCCATCGTGCAACGCGCCGGCTACCGCGTGGACCTCGCGCGCATGAAGCAGATCGCGCCGCTCATCCGCGAGCGCATCAAGCTGCTCAACGACGTGCTGCACGCCGCCGACTTCTTCTTCCGCAAGGACTTGGAGCCCTACGACCCGGCGCTGCTCGTCCCGCAAAAGGGCGACGCCGCGATGGCGCGCAAAGTGCTCGAGAAGGCGAAAGAGGTGCTCGCGCGCACCGAGTTCGCGCACGACCCGCTCGACCAGGCGCTGCGCGCCGCCGCCAAAGACCTGGGCGTGAAGGCCGGGCAGATGTTCTCGCCCATTCGCGTCGCCGTCACCGGCCGCACGGCCTCGCCGGGGCTGTTCGAGACCCTGGCCGTGCTGGGCCGCGACGTTACACTGGAACGGATCGACCAGGCGTTGGCAAGAACCGCATGA
- a CDS encoding glutamine--tRNA ligase/YqeY domain fusion protein — protein MSEAKNNPTGAAPEPRPSNFIRDIIIADLETKKFGDAVVQTRFPPEPNGYLHIGHAKAICLDFQLADEFGGRTNLRFDDTNPEKEEQEYVDSIQEDVRWLGFEWEGLFYASDYFGRLYEWAVKLIQAGKAYVDDLTADQIREHRGTLTEPGNNSPYRDRSVEENLDLFERMRKGEFPNGAKVLRAKIDMASPNMNMRDPVMYRILHAEHHRTGDKWCIYPMYDYAHGQSDSLEKVTHSMCTLEFADHQPLYQWYIRELGIFPSQQIEFDRLNLTYTLLSKRKLLQLVNDKHVSGWNDPRMPTLSGIRRRGYTPEAIRNFVAAVGVSRTNGTTDFAMLEHFVREDLNKRAPRAMAVLRPLKVVLDNYPEGQVEEMDAVNNPEDASAGSRKVPFSRELWIEQDDFKEEPPKGYFRLSPGREVRLRYGYFITATSVKKDAAGNVVEVHATYDPATRGGNNPPDGRKVKATIHWVSAKHAFEAEVRLYDKLFTKPDPNQVEEGQDFTANLNPQSLEVVRDAKLEPALASAQAGDRFQFERLGYFCADLDSQPGKPVFNRTVALKDTWAKVEKKNQ, from the coding sequence ATGAGCGAAGCCAAGAACAATCCGACCGGCGCCGCGCCCGAGCCGCGCCCCTCGAACTTCATCCGCGACATCATCATCGCGGACCTCGAGACCAAGAAGTTCGGCGACGCCGTCGTGCAGACGCGCTTTCCTCCCGAGCCCAACGGCTACCTGCACATCGGCCACGCCAAGGCCATCTGCCTCGACTTCCAGCTCGCCGACGAGTTCGGCGGCCGCACCAACCTGCGCTTCGACGACACCAACCCCGAGAAGGAAGAGCAGGAGTACGTCGACTCCATCCAGGAAGACGTGCGCTGGCTCGGCTTCGAGTGGGAAGGACTCTTCTACGCCTCCGACTACTTCGGCCGGCTCTACGAGTGGGCGGTCAAGCTCATCCAGGCGGGCAAGGCCTACGTGGACGACCTGACCGCCGACCAGATCCGCGAGCATCGCGGCACCCTCACCGAGCCCGGCAACAACTCGCCCTACCGCGACCGGTCAGTCGAAGAGAATCTCGACCTGTTCGAGCGCATGCGCAAGGGCGAGTTCCCGAACGGCGCGAAGGTGCTGCGCGCGAAGATCGACATGGCGTCGCCCAACATGAACATGCGCGACCCGGTGATGTACCGCATCCTGCACGCCGAGCACCACCGCACCGGCGACAAGTGGTGCATCTACCCGATGTACGACTACGCGCACGGCCAGTCCGACTCGCTCGAGAAGGTGACGCACTCCATGTGCACCCTCGAGTTCGCCGACCACCAGCCGCTCTACCAGTGGTACATCCGCGAACTCGGCATCTTCCCCTCGCAGCAGATCGAGTTCGACCGCCTGAACCTCACCTACACGCTGCTCAGCAAGCGCAAGCTGCTGCAGCTGGTGAACGACAAGCACGTCTCGGGGTGGAACGACCCGCGCATGCCGACCCTCAGCGGCATCCGGCGGCGCGGCTACACGCCCGAGGCGATCCGCAACTTCGTGGCGGCGGTCGGCGTCTCGCGCACCAACGGCACCACCGATTTCGCCATGCTCGAGCACTTCGTGCGCGAGGACCTGAACAAGCGCGCGCCGCGCGCGATGGCCGTGCTGCGGCCGCTGAAGGTCGTGCTCGACAACTATCCCGAGGGCCAGGTCGAGGAGATGGACGCGGTCAACAATCCGGAAGATGCGAGCGCCGGGTCGCGCAAGGTGCCGTTCAGCCGCGAGCTCTGGATCGAGCAGGACGACTTCAAGGAAGAGCCGCCCAAGGGCTACTTCCGGTTGTCCCCGGGCAGGGAAGTGCGGCTGCGCTACGGCTACTTCATCACCGCGACCAGCGTGAAGAAGGACGCGGCCGGCAACGTGGTCGAGGTGCACGCGACCTACGATCCGGCGACGCGCGGCGGCAACAATCCGCCCGACGGACGCAAGGTGAAGGCGACCATCCACTGGGTGTCGGCGAAACATGCCTTCGAGGCCGAGGTGCGGCTCTACGACAAGCTCTTCACCAAGCCCGACCCCAACCAGGTCGAAGAAGGCCAGGACTTCACCGCGAACCTGAACCCGCAGTCGCTGGAAGTCGTGCGCGACGCCAAGCTCGAGCCCGCGCTCGCCTCCGCCCAGGCGGGCGACCGCTTCCAGTTCGAGCGCCTTGGCTACTTCTGCGCCGACCTCGACTCGCAACCCGGCAAACCCGTCTTCAACCGCACCGTCGCGCTCAAGGACACCTGGGCGAAGGTGGAAAAGAAGAACCAATAA
- a CDS encoding M1 family aminopeptidase codes for MSRLLALLLLVTSTFAVAQTLSTRPDQPAPSGAPMRPNADATYQALRHVSVGSTAIQVSNWTMKRDAGTFTFRSGTFTFLAPVNGKITGAVFQGDGSLDVQPPIAVEQRTIALLTKGKPYHENFSTAVLRFTDGTDAEIQQAGTGTAGGGGAAALSAINDQLRTRLSYNLHIRLLQDVLSPEAGGFFAAFIDGKEYSGKTLFIVDPHGAFVGVAPEEVALVTYDEGRGGVWAAFHLTREYADGTATGTQQNAWIDIQSQDIDTTIDKSGRLDARAATSFRSGANGLRVVMFDLFPSLRVKSVTDASGQQLAFIQEDKKDDPQYGVILAKPLAAGEALTIITTYGGKDALSNEGAGNYFPIARENWYPNTTFGDYAEYKLSFRVPKGMKTAGTGTLVRQLDEGSQTITEWKSEVPHAVAGYNFGKFKVEEAKLPNGFLVQTYANENVPDLIAAVLHGIGGDLPGVPPDEVLGGNRMEQVAVGNLSTVPMMKKALAEGQLSIQIYSDYFGPLSYKNLAMTQQTACNFGQAWPTVVYMPICSFFDDTQKNALGLRDTRGYWMVVGPHEVAHQWWGHTVGFQSYRDQWMSEGFAELSASIFVQLVYGKDPQKYQKFWADERELLTEKNKEGKRAIDVGPLTQGYRLATERSGFDIPRRLIYPKGAYVLHMVRMMLWSPFTGDKLFKETMHDFVQTYANRPASTEDFKAVLEKHWPKEMDFTRNGKLDWFFDEYVYGTALPSYTLDYTFETNAAGDQVANVSVTQANVDKNFLMPVPIYAELDNGKIVRLASAPMLGNITRQFKIPLNGLKQRPKRAMLNYYYDVLAAAN; via the coding sequence ATGTCCCGCCTGCTTGCCCTTCTTCTGCTCGTGACCTCGACGTTCGCTGTCGCGCAGACCCTGAGCACACGTCCCGACCAGCCTGCTCCCAGCGGAGCGCCCATGAGGCCGAATGCCGACGCCACCTACCAGGCGCTGCGACACGTTAGCGTGGGAAGCACGGCGATCCAAGTCTCTAACTGGACGATGAAGCGCGATGCCGGCACATTCACGTTCCGCTCGGGAACGTTCACCTTCCTGGCGCCCGTCAACGGCAAGATCACGGGCGCCGTTTTCCAGGGCGACGGCAGCCTCGACGTGCAGCCGCCGATCGCGGTGGAGCAGCGCACCATCGCGCTGCTTACCAAGGGCAAGCCGTATCACGAGAACTTCTCGACCGCGGTGTTGCGTTTCACCGACGGCACCGACGCGGAGATCCAGCAGGCCGGCACGGGCACGGCGGGAGGCGGCGGCGCGGCAGCGCTCTCCGCCATCAACGACCAACTGCGCACGCGGCTGAGCTACAACCTGCACATCCGTCTGCTGCAGGACGTCCTGAGCCCCGAGGCCGGCGGTTTCTTTGCCGCCTTCATCGACGGCAAGGAGTACAGCGGCAAGACCCTCTTCATCGTCGACCCGCACGGCGCCTTCGTTGGCGTGGCGCCGGAGGAGGTCGCTCTGGTCACCTATGACGAAGGGCGCGGGGGCGTGTGGGCCGCCTTCCATCTGACCAGGGAGTACGCCGATGGCACGGCGACCGGCACACAGCAGAATGCCTGGATCGACATCCAGAGCCAGGATATAGACACGACCATCGACAAGAGCGGGAGGCTCGACGCGCGCGCGGCCACCAGCTTCCGCAGCGGCGCGAACGGGCTTCGGGTGGTGATGTTCGACCTGTTCCCCAGCCTGCGCGTGAAGAGCGTGACCGACGCGAGCGGGCAGCAACTGGCGTTCATCCAGGAGGACAAGAAGGATGATCCGCAGTACGGCGTCATTCTCGCAAAGCCGCTGGCAGCCGGCGAGGCCCTGACCATCATCACCACCTATGGCGGCAAGGACGCGCTGAGTAACGAGGGCGCCGGCAATTACTTTCCTATCGCGCGCGAGAACTGGTATCCCAACACGACTTTCGGCGACTACGCTGAGTACAAGCTCTCCTTCCGGGTGCCAAAGGGTATGAAGACGGCGGGCACCGGGACGCTCGTCCGCCAATTGGACGAAGGCTCGCAGACCATCACGGAATGGAAGAGCGAGGTTCCGCACGCAGTCGCGGGCTACAACTTCGGCAAGTTCAAGGTGGAGGAAGCCAAGCTGCCGAACGGCTTCCTGGTGCAGACGTACGCCAACGAGAACGTGCCCGACCTGATCGCCGCTGTGCTGCACGGCATCGGCGGCGACCTGCCGGGCGTACCCCCCGACGAGGTTTTGGGCGGGAACCGGATGGAACAGGTCGCGGTCGGGAACCTGAGCACCGTCCCGATGATGAAGAAGGCGCTGGCCGAGGGCCAGCTCTCGATACAGATCTACAGCGACTACTTCGGCCCGCTCTCATACAAGAACCTGGCGATGACGCAGCAGACCGCGTGCAACTTCGGCCAGGCCTGGCCCACGGTGGTCTACATGCCGATCTGCTCGTTCTTCGACGACACGCAGAAGAACGCGCTCGGGCTACGCGACACGCGCGGCTACTGGATGGTGGTCGGGCCGCACGAAGTCGCACACCAGTGGTGGGGACATACCGTCGGCTTCCAGTCGTATCGCGATCAGTGGATGAGTGAAGGTTTCGCGGAGCTCTCGGCTTCCATCTTCGTCCAGCTCGTCTATGGCAAGGACCCGCAGAAATACCAGAAGTTCTGGGCCGACGAGCGCGAGCTGCTCACGGAGAAGAACAAGGAAGGCAAGCGCGCCATCGACGTCGGGCCGTTGACCCAGGGGTATCGCCTGGCGACCGAGCGCAGCGGGTTCGACATCCCGCGGCGCCTCATCTACCCGAAAGGCGCGTACGTGCTGCACATGGTCCGCATGATGCTGTGGAGCCCCTTCACCGGCGACAAGCTTTTCAAAGAGACGATGCACGACTTCGTGCAGACCTACGCCAACCGCCCCGCGAGCACCGAGGACTTCAAGGCCGTGCTCGAGAAACACTGGCCGAAGGAGATGGACTTTACGCGGAACGGCAAGCTCGACTGGTTCTTCGACGAGTACGTGTACGGCACGGCGCTGCCGAGTTACACGCTCGACTACACTTTCGAGACCAATGCCGCCGGCGACCAGGTGGCGAACGTGAGCGTCACGCAGGCTAACGTGGACAAGAATTTCCTCATGCCGGTGCCGATCTACGCGGAGTTGGATAACGGCAAGATCGTGCGCCTGGCTTCGGCGCCCATGCTGGGGAACATCACGCGCCAGTTCAAGATCCCGCTGAACGGGCTGAAGCAGCGTCCAAAGCGCGCGATGCTGAACTACTACTACGACGTGCTCGCAGCTGCGAATTAG